In Chroicocephalus ridibundus chromosome 2, bChrRid1.1, whole genome shotgun sequence, the DNA window CTTGGCAACTGAACAAATACCTTCTAGTGTGGGCCCAAAGGAGGCATGAACGTGAACTGTGGCATGCAGTAGGTACTCTCAAATCCCAGTGCCATGGGTAACATAACACAGCTTTAAGCCTATGTACCTTGAGAATGCCTACAACAGCCTAGGTATTTTGCCATCGTCTTTTTGCTTATTGGACTTATACTTGtggtagaaaaagaaagagatggaaagtgtcttctctttttaaagtagTTAATTTGTAATTCGGGTACGTTTGattacttattttttcctttcatcatgGAGTAATATGGATttgttccccgcccccccccccccatttgcTCATTATGCAGAAACGTAAAAGGAAATGTGTATTCAACCAAGGTGAACTGGATGCTTTAGAATACCATTCAAAGGTAAGTCTGAACAAAAGTATATTTCGCAATTGCATGATACCTGACTTTGGATCATGTATGGAGTGGTTTCAGACAAGTTCTGTTCTTGTAGCTTGTTCAAGTAATGGGAAGGTCATCTCTCCAGTAAGTAAGTGCATACAGGCAGTATCTTCTGTGTAGATCTATGCAAAACAAACTAGACGTAAAACTGCGTCTGAGACACTTTTAAGAGCTGGAAGTTGCATTCATAGAATACCTTTTACTGTTATTGATAACTGAGCATTATACAGTGATAAGCTGAATATTAGTTGAACAGGAAGTGACTGATTTGAAATAATCAGCATAGCCTGTTCTGAAAATCAACTCATCTTTAGTATATCAGGACACTATGCTGATATTCAAAGCTTCTCAGCAAAAGTGCTCCAAGATGTCTTTTTTTGGCTAATGAGAAGGGATTGTTTCCTCTGACATCTTACACTTTCATACTAAAGCATCATGAATGAATGGGAACTCAAGTCTCTATTTAGGCTCACGTCAGTGATGTACTGATGAAGTTACAACTGAATTACACTGTTAGTAAATCCTAGAAATGTGATCTGTGGACAAGGTTTGATGTATTCTTACTGATTTCCTAAATAGTGATGTGGACCTGAACTAGAACctatgcttgctttctttccacTGACAAAGGTGTTAGTTATATTGggctttttatttaattctgtttctcttgGACTATATTTACATGactaaatttttcttcttctatatgTCAACAGTTTTCTAGTAAGCATATACGGTTTGCTATGATACAGTGTATAGTCCTGTGATTATTGTTGTGAATAAGCTATGTATCTGTAGAATCACCTTAAAGGAGAGAACTTTGAAGTTCAACATCCAACATAGGTTTATGAGTCTGAAAACCTTTAAGCTAAAATAAAGTCATTCAACAATAGGAAtaagggaagaaatgaagagaagTTTGATGTCTCGAAGGCCTATGTAACTTCAAATCATTTTTAGTGAATACGCAAAAAAGACACAGTTTTGAAATATCTGTGATTGCAGTTAGCCTCTGATACCATTCACAGGTTAGTGTGTATTggtttttactgtatttgtaGTGTTAAAGGTTGGCTAGTCAATTCAGATTATTTTGGCACTTATATCTTTAGAGTAATCTTCCAAAAAGAATCAAAACCACCCAAATTTGTGTCTGCCAGTGAAAGTAGGCATTGAATACACATGAATTTCAGTCAGAGTAAACATAGGGAACAGTACAAAATATGGTAGATTCCTTCAGCAGCCATTTGTTAAAACCACTGTTTTAACAAATTGTTAAGTCAGTAGTTACTGTTGATAGTCAAGAGGCTTCGTCCACCTGAGAATTAACACATGGGTGTAAGAAGAAAAGCTGGCTGCATTAATTCACCTGTACAACTTGTAGCATTTCTAAGGATATATTTACTAATTCTGTTAAAGCAATATGCACTTTTACTGTAACAAGTGTAGGTAATAAAAAATTACGACTGTGTCCCCTCAGATATCTAGATGGTGGTGCTATtaaagaacttatttttaaaaaatacaccaccaccccccattAATTTGGAAATTGTAATAAAGAGTATTTTGTAAAAGCATCTTGTAAAGTTGAGGATTCTATAATGAAGAGTTTTAGAGACCATAATAAGTATTTGAAACCTTTGATAAAGCCACTGTAGCTGGAAATATTGCTATTCTAAATGAGCAAGAATGCCTCATTGGTAATTAAAACTCAAAGGCTCAATGATTTGGGAATAAACTGGGTCTCTAAATTTTGCTAAGGGATGGTGCTGAAGTCAATGTGAGTGTATATATATCTCCAAGAATCTTGTCTTCCTGGACTCACTGGCAGATTATCTGGGAGATGTGTCACTTAGAAAAGTTGCAAAACCAAATTCTAATAACTTAATTGCTTATTGCACTTCcatattacttttaaaatgcataaactgttgttttttgaaacaaaatgtggaaaaatactgattatttttttgttttagatcCCAGTATACATCCCAATTAAAAACGTGTTTATGGGAACAGTAACTTGAAATTAGATTAGAATTTGAATTTATACTTCAAATTATTGCTTTGAAATTCATGTTTGTTTGGAACAATAATATTCTACCTCTATTGTCTGTGaaatttttttattcagtagtTTCTCGCTCTTTCTTTCTCCAAGCTTCTAATTATTGccacttcaccaaaaaaaaaaagccaacaacaaaagtTAACATGGCCTCATTAGCATGCCCTTGTAGCTTTTGAGTCAATGATCTCAGTATTTGACAAGGATCCTTTTCCCACTCTGCAAATTGAAAAtgctttgatttctgtttcattccCTCATCAAGTAGATACTTGAGAGATCATTTATTTTTACCCTGTTTCTTTATGGCCATACAGGTCAGGAAGCTCATTTGGGAAGGCACTTTGCATTTAGTCCAAGAAGGACTCAAAAGTGGTTTTCTTCACTGCACTGCTGCAGAACTCAGTTGCAGGAAGAATGTTGTTCCCGGACACATTGGCTGTGACTTGGCTGAATTATGTGAAATGGCGAAGCAGCTTCCAGCTGTGAATGAAAGCGACCATCAAGCTGTACATCTGCTAGATGATGAAACCTCTATgtcagagcaggacctgctctcgTGTGTTACAGAAAACAGCTCAAACAGTGCAAAGATAGTTGTGTTAATGGGGCAGAAGTACTTGGTGCCACCAAAAAGCAGTTTCCTTTTATCTGATATTTCATGTTTACAGCCCCTGCTGAACTGTAAGTATCTTTAGGCATTAGAATTTACCACTTCTCTCCTGCCTGAGGAGGGCATTTAATTTCAAGATGACTAAGGACTCAATGAACAGATTTTAATATACAGCATCACACTGATAGAAATATCACTTTGAAAGCTTGCAGCAGCATTTCCTAACTTTGTGCAAATAGGTGAGGGTTTTCAAAGGAATCTCGAGTGGTTAGCAGCTCATGTCATGTAGAGGGGTATCTGTCTCCAGGAAACTCATTTCAAAATCTCAGCCGCAGCATTTTACATGAAGCCCAAAATATGGCAGTTTGTGAGCGTGTTCTGAGCCACTGTCAGTATAGAAGTCGTGTAAATGCATTAGATTGGCACTAGCTATGCTGCTGGGTCCTGATTGCAGGATAAGGCTTTAACATAGGTAAGTccatgctgctgctggggtgggttCCTTCTGTCTTTAGCTAGATTTAGACCATGAGAGAGGGATGAGATTATGTGCCTTAAATCAAGGGTTCCCTTACAGATTCATCCTGTTCAGTGGCAGGGTCTGTTTAGATAGGCATGAACTGATTGTGAAACCAACCCCAGTGTCCCCCAGAGAAGCTGCTGCATCCCCCTGGAGGTGAACACCACTTTAGCAAGAACATGAGTAGCAAATGTGAGTTGACTTCTCAGCTGCTGCACCTCACAGCTGAGAGTATTGTCTTAAACCAAAATCAGTGACAGGGAAGGTGTGGGATTTTAGAATTAATAACCCGTTTAAAGTAAATCAAAAGCAATCCAAACCAGTGTTCGCAGCCTTAATGGGTcatgcagaaagctttttttttttttttgggggggggggggggggggttgaggaaTTCTGCTGTCCATTTTAATTattatctttcttcttccctttcaccTGCCAGAAGAGAAGTATTCCTTGCTGGTCAGCCCAATGTCAGGATAACAGTTCTGGTGTTAATAAAGGAATAAGATGTAGAAAGCATGCTTAATGGACACTAAATATTAAGCTGCTGTTCttattatgtatttaaataattaGCTTCAGACTCAATGAAGGGAGAAATAcgttctgtggaaaaaataaaattgcagagtCCTGCTTTTTATGGATCTTCTATCCTCCAACTAAAGTATATCCAGCTTCTCCCATGAAAACTCTTTCAGTTCTCTTCCTCTTGTCCCTTAATTTCCATTTCATGCACTGGGTCTAGCTGTCTGTCTCTCTTCACCTCCAGTAGTGCAAAACACAGTTTTCCAGGGCTGGTTTGGAGCTCTGTGTGTCCCAATTGGCCTGCTGAAAGATCAAATGGGACAGGAGTCTGTGTTCAGGGCTGCAGTTTTTAGCTCAGCTGGCAGCCTTATTACATAGACGCTGTGGAAGCATGGGGAAATTTTCATCTTTGAGACTTGCATTCTGCTAccagtttttttttctgaaagtctcaAAGATGGTCAAAATTTCTTGGAGGGATCTGACACAGATCACATATATATTCTTTTCTTAGGTTAATCAGCctaaaaaaatctctgaagtatATGATTATATAGATTAAAACAAGTATGCTAGAAGCCTTTTACCTTCTTATTTGGAAAGAATAGAAGAAAGTTGTGGTTTTGCTGCATAATTGGCTCTTTAAGTGTTGTCTGTATGTAGGTAGCTAAGCATTTATGAGTTTTAAGTagtagatttattttaaaatttatttactcacttttttttgtaatttcactTCTCAGACAAGAAAAAATATGATGTAATTGTGATTGATCCACCATGGGAGAACAAGTCTGTTAAAAGAAGTAAcaggtaaattttattttaatatcaaacAAACTTTGTCATTGTAGTTTACAAAGGATATTTAACACTGATGCAATCCAAGACCAATATAACCGTGAGACTGTAGCTTAAACTAGCAAATATTTTGGCACATGCTTATCTTCAAGTCTATGAAGTGTCTCAGGTATTTCACTGAAATGGCTTGGATACTTTGCCTGTGAAATATTTGCAAGAGTAGACCTTAAATTATGTAACTGGAGAGAGAATATTAGTCCTTGAGACTTATAAGGAAGGCCTGGAGTCAGCTCTTTTGTAAGGCCCAGATCATACAGATATTCAGTTGAAATTAATAGGGTTACTTTAACGGGCATAAAACTAGGTAAATGTGTAAGCATTGCCAGGACTGAGGTCCAATTTAGAAGctttagtttttaaatttttttaaaatttgagttGTAGTTTGAGCTTCAGTTGGGGTAGAAGAGAGGAAGTGATAATGCAACAGTAAAATCCTCAAGTGCAATAGGAACTTTCTGAGTACTGTATTTTATGAAGTCATTAACTTAAAGTTTTATGGGCTTCCTTCTCCGCTGAGTAACATCAGGCTTATGCCAGTGGAGTTCTCTTGATTAACATAAAATTGTATCCATGtgaaagaaaggcaggcaggaatTATGGCCTTACAACTTTCTAGAATAACGTCTACTGTAGCTTTTGAAGCTTGTTATGAAGACATAATTTGAAGATGCAGGGACTTATTAGTAGGTTTTACTTTGAAAGCTCTACAGAAACCTCTAGAAATACATAGTTAAACTCATTCAAGTGTTTTTCTTAAGTATGTAAGTTTCTCAAAGGAAAACTGTCATTATTCACAGGCACGAATTAGCCAGCAAGACCCTCTCTCCCTtacaaaataaagggaaaaggtGGAAGAGCTATCGCTGCCATTAGTTACCTTGTTGACGGCTAATCTTTGTTAAGCATTTCACATCTGGGTTGTGAATCTTGTTTTCTCTAGGCAGTCTAATCCAGAAGGTACTTTGGATTTTATCCTTGTTGCCCGTTTCTCACTGTTGCATTGTGTAGGGATCCCAGGTACCTAGACAGTGGTTGTCAATTCCAGTAGGCAGTGTGGCAATGTTTTTGATGCTGCAAAGTGTAGGTTCCACGAATTGCAACTCACTAATAGTCCAAAATAGCATCatgagaaaaatgacagaatCTAGAAAGCATACTGTATTCACCAGTGTAGCATATAGTTAGCTCAAAAATGTGCAGAACTCTTCTGCATGACCAAGAGAACTTTTATCATGaatggtaatttaaaaataatgaatatctTCTGCAAATAATTGGAGAACTGATTACTCTTTTATGACCTTCTAACTTGCCAGTCAAATTAGCGTTTCCCTTGTAAATGACTCACTTGTCATTTTCATTCAGAAGAGAGACTGCTTATTAGGAAAAGCGAATAATGGTACATTGACTAAAGAGCTATTTTTCAGTAAATGGCTTTCTTCTGGTGTGAAGATGAGAGTATTGAATTACATATGATAGTTCTTAAATTAAACGTGGGCTTTTAAATTAAGCGTGGGCTTTTAGACTTCTTCAGAGTCACAACTCTCAATACTTTATTTGGGGTAATAGTAGAAATACGTAGTTAAAGGTTCTGCTCAGTAAAACTTAAGTACGTACACTAGTGATTTTATGTCAGAATCCATCAGATTTGGCCACTGGGTGTCAGTCTTGATCCATTTTTATGACTTGTCAGGAAATAATTCTTGAAACGTCTTGGCTGTgtaatttctttattaatttgTGTTGCTTTGCAATTTTTGTATTTGGTATATACTAACTTGGTTTCTCACTGTATTGGCATATAGATACAGCTACTTGTCTTCATGGCAAATCAAGCAGATTCCTGTACCGGCACTAGCTGCTCCAGATTGTCTTGTAGTCATCTGGGTGACTAATAGACAGAAACACTTACGTTTTGTTAAGGATGAACTTTATCCTCATTGGTCTGTGAAGACACTTGCTGAGTGGCACTGGGTAAAAGTAAGTTCTCGATTTGTTTTGTGGCGTTCTTGGAGACTGAGAGAGCTTGCACTGTGACACTTTATAGTCTTAATAATTTGTCTGTTTATCACCATGTGCTTTTGTATTTGGAAGGTTTGGTATCATCAGTATCTTCCTTTTTATCAAAGAaagtgtctcagaaaaaaaattgtatgtgaAAGTCTTCCGCTGTGTATTTTTAACTCCTTTATGTCAGATTACTAGAGCTGGAGAATTTGTATTGCCTTTGGATTCTTTACACAAAAAGCCCTATGAAGTTCTTGTATTGGGGAGAGTACAAGGAGAAGTAAAGGAAGCCTTAAGGTATGCCAAGATATTTATGGTAAATGTCTTTTTTGAGGCTGTTAGGATTCTCTTTGTATATATCACTTGTTCATTATACAATATAATGTCCCAAAGTCTTCTCTTGGTGTCgtcttttgtctgatttttttgaaCCTAAAAATAGCCTTACTAGCTTTGGGATGAGGGAGTGCTTTAGTGAGATTAAAGGATGGGGACATTTGTCTGTTCCTTATATCTGTCTGTGTGTTAGGGAGCTGGCTTAGATAAAAAAGCCTTGTGGATGGGACTTCGTTGGCTGACGGGTTCCCTTGGACCATGAGTCCTTGGCACAGGCTGGTGCAGTTTTGGGGATGCTGATGTTTTTCTACACATGAAAACATACAGGCCTATGCTGTTTGTTCTCAATGGCTTTTTATGGCTATTGTTAACCACGTTTTGCCTAAAGCCTCAGTGATTTCACAAACTGTCCTTTTATATATTATGGTTAAGTGACATTTAACTTCCCTTCAACTTACCTGAAGTTTGACTGTGAAGGAACATCCTGTGTGTTACCTCCCATCTGAAGTAGCCCTGGGAGACCTGCAGCCTCACATTTTTTGGTATTCATTCACATACTTCTTTTCCCGTTCTGATTTATGCGACAGGAAACCTGAAGATGTACTTCCAATTCCAGAACATAAGTTAATTGTCAGCATACCCTGCAGTCTGCATTCGCATAAACCCCCTCTTACTGGTacgttttgttttattgtttctgtagGGCATTGGACTTGGATGTCTGAAATGATGTACCTAGAatgagatatttttatatatgaggTGCCTTAATTTCCCATATGCCAAGCAATTTTGCCCAACAGGACTTATGATTCCTCaacatttctaaaaatgttgTCAGGAATCTATGTTTTTGTCTCTAAAAATGAATATGAGAAGAAGAAGCATTATTGTGTGCATATTTTGGGTAGACATGTAAACAAAAGttgagttttttaaatttttgttttaaatgctgcagGAACAGTTTACAGATACTATATGTATGAAGTTATGCCAAATGACCTAAAGCGCCTGGGAAGGGGGGAACTTTGGGAATGTATAAAATAGGATATCTTCTACTTGGTTAGTAAAAGCAGAAACCTCTTTATTATCTCAtcctgaaagaaatgtttttatttctgcatgagCTGCTTATATATCTGCAGTACGGTTGTGCCTTTAAATCcaaaaacttaattattttaaaattgttaacaATAGGCAACAAATAAGGCATGCCCTGCTTGTTTCTGAGGAGCTGTGTTTAATTTACTGAAATTGATGCAGTAACTCCAACCGGCCGGTTAGTGTGGGTATGAATTCAACTTTTCAGAGTTTAGTCCAAAGGATTGGAAGATTTCTGTGTCATACGTTACCTTTTGCACGTTGTTCTGGAGCAAGCTTACTGACTAATTTCATCAATAGAAAGTCATACTTCTTCCATCATTATAGGACCTGAGTGCCTTACAATGCTATGGTAAGAAACATTATTTAATACCTCACACAAAAATGGTTTCATCCTCCAAGGGGAAGACTCATGATGAATCTGCAGATATTCCTGGTGCGTGTGGTGCTATGTAATCACATCAGAAAAGGCAGGTAGAGGAAAGGCATGATGCTGTTAGAGAGGAGAGACATCACAGGTTGCTTCACTgacatgctttcctttttctcttcccaagaaacaggaaaatttcAGTTAGGAAGCTGATCTGGACAGTTATACATTCAGGGAGGCtccaaaatttgtattttgggCTTGTATTTATGAAActaatatgtgtgtgtgtatgtatgtgtgtatatgtgtgtataaatataaatatatatatatacacgtacacACCTGCTCAAAAACCTGAGAAGACACATACTTTGGTTAgctaaaaacttttttttttttttttaaaggcagttctAGGAGAATCTTTTTGCAATTCTGAAGCCTGTTTTACAG includes these proteins:
- the METTL4 gene encoding N(6)-adenine-specific methyltransferase METTL4 isoform X2, with product MSVVHRLTAGWLVDHLSFINQCGYEVCDSCAYPGGVTLNTSVACVGGCCATSTFAATSPSRDGPIPGPANLIETEGETSKKRYVFRKEFFDVSKPHIAAAPEEQLWQGCPEVGLTKVKANSNTEEHPEGTKSHVGESVASARKKRKRKCVFNQGELDALEYHSKVRKLIWEGTLHLVQEGLKSGFLHCTAAELSCRKNVVPGHIGCDLAELCEMAKQLPAVNESDHQAVHLLDDETSMSEQDLLSCVTENSSNSAKIVVLMGQKYLVPPKSSFLLSDISCLQPLLNYKKKYDVIVIDPPWENKSVKRSNRYSYLSSWQIKQIPVPALAAPDCLVVIWVTNRQKHLRFVKDELYPHWSVKTLAEWHWVKRFWQSLSSQMWNAWSCLLATCSLAGPAGETRF
- the METTL4 gene encoding N(6)-adenine-specific methyltransferase METTL4 isoform X1, which gives rise to MSVVHRLTAGWLVDHLSFINQCGYEVCDSCAYPGGVTLNTSVACVGGCCATSTFAATSPSRDGPIPGPANLIETEGETSKKRYVFRKEFFDVSKPHIAAAPEEQLWQGCPEVGLTKVKANSNTEEHPEGTKSHVGESVASARKKRKRKCVFNQGELDALEYHSKVRKLIWEGTLHLVQEGLKSGFLHCTAAELSCRKNVVPGHIGCDLAELCEMAKQLPAVNESDHQAVHLLDDETSMSEQDLLSCVTENSSNSAKIVVLMGQKYLVPPKSSFLLSDISCLQPLLNYKKKYDVIVIDPPWENKSVKRSNRYSYLSSWQIKQIPVPALAAPDCLVVIWVTNRQKHLRFVKDELYPHWSVKTLAEWHWVKITRAGEFVLPLDSLHKKPYEVLVLGRVQGEVKEALRKPEDVLPIPEHKLIVSIPCSLHSHKPPLTAVLAEFIKPDVECLELFARNLQPGWTSWGNEVLKFQHIDYFTLLQNEN
- the METTL4 gene encoding N(6)-adenine-specific methyltransferase METTL4 isoform X3, which translates into the protein MSVVHRLTAGWLVDHLSFINQCGYEKRKRKCVFNQGELDALEYHSKVRKLIWEGTLHLVQEGLKSGFLHCTAAELSCRKNVVPGHIGCDLAELCEMAKQLPAVNESDHQAVHLLDDETSMSEQDLLSCVTENSSNSAKIVVLMGQKYLVPPKSSFLLSDISCLQPLLNYKKKYDVIVIDPPWENKSVKRSNRYSYLSSWQIKQIPVPALAAPDCLVVIWVTNRQKHLRFVKDELYPHWSVKTLAEWHWVKITRAGEFVLPLDSLHKKPYEVLVLGRVQGEVKEALRKPEDVLPIPEHKLIVSIPCSLHSHKPPLTAVLAEFIKPDVECLELFARNLQPGWTSWGNEVLKFQHIDYFTLLQNEN